One segment of Vibrio orientalis CIP 102891 = ATCC 33934 DNA contains the following:
- a CDS encoding NAD(P)-dependent oxidoreductase has protein sequence MQYFPLFVNLNHKPVLVVGGGEVASRKVDSLVRAGASVTIVSPQVEDYLSQLIDKGECQWIQGFYSEELLETSYVQVWATTDNPSLNHQVHRDAKRKGILVNVVDDLPYCDFITPSMINRGRIQLAISSGGAAPVLIRNMREKIEAVLPQNLSLQADFAASKRNDIKEKLPTVDERRKFWEMFFARPDVDSASSHACLEAAYQKALEAGFSRKGSMTWVEYGHDVELLTLKALRLMQQAEIVLFDSQCPFAFVDLVRRDAERIEFANQADLSTQIESAKKEDKRVVVLLAPHSTNVTFIQGTDTIISLGSQK, from the coding sequence ATGCAGTATTTTCCTCTATTCGTGAATTTGAACCATAAACCCGTATTAGTCGTAGGTGGTGGAGAAGTCGCGAGTCGTAAAGTGGATAGCTTAGTTAGGGCAGGAGCGAGTGTGACGATCGTCTCCCCTCAAGTTGAAGATTATCTGAGTCAGTTGATCGATAAAGGCGAGTGCCAGTGGATTCAAGGTTTCTATTCTGAAGAGTTGCTTGAGACGTCGTACGTGCAGGTTTGGGCGACAACAGATAACCCGAGCTTAAATCATCAGGTACATCGTGATGCGAAACGAAAGGGGATTTTAGTCAATGTTGTCGACGACTTGCCTTATTGTGACTTTATTACTCCTTCGATGATTAACCGAGGCCGCATTCAACTGGCGATTTCCAGTGGCGGTGCAGCGCCTGTGCTGATCCGTAATATGCGTGAGAAGATAGAAGCGGTACTACCTCAGAACTTATCGTTGCAGGCCGATTTTGCTGCCTCTAAGCGTAATGATATAAAAGAAAAACTGCCTACCGTCGACGAGCGCCGTAAGTTTTGGGAAATGTTCTTTGCACGCCCTGATGTTGATAGTGCCAGTAGTCATGCTTGTCTTGAAGCGGCGTATCAAAAAGCACTAGAGGCAGGTTTTAGTCGTAAAGGCTCGATGACCTGGGTCGAATATGGCCATGATGTCGAGCTATTAACATTAAAAGCGTTACGACTGATGCAACAGGCTGAAATTGTCTTGTTCGACAGCCAATGCCCGTTTGCCTTTGTTGATCTGGTCAGGCGAGATGCCGAGCGTATAGAGTTCGCGAATCAAGCAGACTTATCAACACAGATAGAAAGCGCGAAGAAAGAAGATAAAAGGGTGGTGGTGTTACTTGCACCCCATTCGACAAACGTGACTTTTATACAAGGCACAGACACCATCATCTCACTCGGAAGCCAAAAATAA
- a CDS encoding YajQ family cyclic di-GMP-binding protein: MPSFDIVSEVDSVELRNAVDNASRELSTRFDFRGVEASFEMQKDESVRLNAEGDFQLKQMRDILRGNLAKRGVDASSMEAKGEEATGKNWHQIVLFKQGIETPMAKKIVKLIKDNKMKVQASIQGEKVRVTGKKRDDLQAVIALIRDAELGQPFQYDNFRD, from the coding sequence ATGCCATCATTTGATATTGTGTCTGAAGTCGATTCAGTAGAACTTCGCAATGCAGTCGATAATGCTTCACGTGAGCTTTCAACTCGTTTTGATTTCCGTGGTGTTGAAGCCTCTTTTGAAATGCAAAAAGACGAATCCGTTAGATTGAACGCTGAGGGCGACTTCCAACTTAAGCAAATGCGTGACATTTTGCGCGGAAACTTAGCAAAGCGTGGCGTTGATGCAAGTTCAATGGAAGCAAAAGGCGAAGAAGCGACTGGCAAAAATTGGCATCAAATTGTTCTCTTTAAACAAGGTATCGAAACGCCAATGGCGAAAAAGATCGTTAAATTAATTAAAGACAACAAAATGAAAGTTCAAGCTTCGATTCAAGGTGAGAAAGTTCGCGTAACGGGTAAAAAGCGTGATGACCTACAAGCGGTTATTGCACTTATTCGCGATGCAGAGCTTGGCCAACCGTTCCAATACGATAACTTCCGTGACTAA
- a CDS encoding 3-deoxy-7-phosphoheptulonate synthase — protein sequence MPLKTDELRTQPLGPMPTPAELGSAHPITDEVAERIAQSRRQIENILSGEDQRLLVIVGPCSVHDTEAAIDYAERLAAIQEQYKDELFVVMRTYFEKPRTVVGWKGLITDPNLDGSYALEAGLHKARKLLLDINKLGLATATEFLDMITGQYIADLITWGAIGARTTESQIHREMASALSCPVGFKNGTNGNIKIAIDAIRASHASHYFYSPDKNGRMTVYRTSGNPFGHVILRGGETGPNFDAESVDAACKQLGEFGLPERLVVDFSHANCQKQHRKQLDVAKDICEQIKSGKNQVAGIMAESFILEGNQPMTDLDNLTYGQSITDPCLGWDDTSTMLEMLANAVKARS from the coding sequence ATGCCACTTAAAACCGATGAATTAAGAACCCAACCACTGGGTCCAATGCCAACTCCGGCAGAACTAGGAAGCGCGCATCCGATTACGGACGAAGTCGCAGAGCGCATTGCACAGTCACGTCGTCAAATTGAAAATATTCTTTCAGGGGAAGACCAACGCCTATTGGTAATCGTCGGCCCTTGTTCAGTGCATGATACAGAAGCAGCTATCGATTACGCTGAGCGTCTCGCTGCGATTCAAGAGCAATACAAAGATGAGCTCTTTGTTGTTATGCGTACTTACTTTGAGAAGCCACGTACTGTTGTAGGTTGGAAAGGTCTGATTACCGATCCTAATCTCGACGGTTCTTACGCTCTTGAAGCTGGTTTGCACAAAGCGCGTAAATTGCTTCTTGATATCAACAAGCTTGGCCTAGCAACTGCGACTGAGTTCCTCGATATGATTACTGGTCAGTACATTGCTGATCTCATCACTTGGGGCGCGATTGGTGCACGTACGACTGAATCACAAATCCACCGTGAGATGGCTTCTGCGCTATCTTGCCCTGTTGGGTTTAAAAACGGTACCAACGGCAACATTAAAATCGCCATTGATGCAATTCGAGCATCTCACGCATCGCATTATTTCTATTCTCCGGATAAAAACGGGCGCATGACGGTTTATCGCACCAGTGGTAACCCATTTGGTCATGTGATTCTACGTGGTGGTGAGACAGGTCCTAACTTTGATGCAGAATCAGTAGACGCTGCCTGTAAACAACTTGGTGAATTCGGTTTACCAGAGCGTTTAGTTGTTGATTTCAGCCATGCTAACTGCCAGAAGCAGCACCGTAAGCAATTGGATGTCGCTAAAGATATCTGTGAGCAAATCAAGTCAGGTAAGAATCAGGTTGCGGGTATTATGGCAGAGAGCTTCATCCTTGAAGGCAATCAGCCGATGACTGACCTCGACAACCTAACTTACGGACAGTCTATTACTGACCCGTGTCTAGGTTGGGACGATACAAGTACCATGCTTGAAATGTTAGCTAACGCTGTTAAAGCCCGTTCATAA
- a CDS encoding putative PEP-binding protein, with protein sequence MNQNSSSSLHPSLNIGEFLPKLDTEFEGSHLFVSLSELILEHVFYHPAYMESKEPLDEVEAASINAILGGLDVETHFVSTLTNQILSAVKPNHTVVRVSLSGADSDSFSSLLGGNVDLQETNPALGVRGVSRFAAQPFNRQFALECKVIKVLQAQDCNVEIVVPFVRGLSDAAKIIDLLAEQGLPRGLNGLKVLYTVDVPAGALLSERLLHYFDGVVVNLENLAQFTLGIDRLSEELEYLFDPQSDAVIQLIEQVVKSAHGSNKPVVVCSNALEQYARIQESVTDYDNVDAVVTL encoded by the coding sequence ATGAATCAAAATAGTTCGAGCAGTTTGCATCCTTCATTAAACATTGGCGAGTTTCTGCCAAAATTAGATACGGAATTTGAGGGTTCTCATCTGTTTGTATCTTTGTCTGAGTTAATTCTAGAGCATGTTTTTTATCACCCTGCTTATATGGAATCTAAAGAACCTTTGGACGAAGTAGAGGCCGCTTCTATCAACGCGATCTTAGGTGGCTTAGATGTTGAAACACACTTCGTTTCGACGTTAACGAACCAGATTCTGTCAGCAGTTAAGCCTAATCATACCGTCGTTCGTGTAAGTTTGAGTGGCGCAGATAGCGACAGTTTTAGCTCGCTACTAGGTGGTAACGTTGATTTGCAAGAAACGAACCCAGCACTTGGTGTTAGAGGCGTATCTCGATTTGCCGCGCAACCATTTAACCGTCAGTTTGCACTCGAGTGTAAAGTGATTAAGGTGCTGCAAGCACAAGATTGCAATGTAGAGATCGTGGTGCCTTTTGTACGCGGGCTCTCTGATGCGGCTAAAATCATTGATTTGTTGGCAGAGCAGGGGCTTCCTCGCGGTTTGAATGGCTTAAAGGTGCTGTATACCGTTGATGTACCAGCAGGAGCACTACTTTCCGAAAGATTGTTGCATTACTTTGATGGCGTAGTGGTTAACTTAGAAAATCTAGCACAATTTACACTGGGCATTGACCGATTAAGTGAAGAGCTTGAATACTTGTTTGATCCTCAAAGCGATGCCGTTATCCAACTGATTGAGCAAGTGGTGAAGTCAGCGCATGGCAGCAATAAGCCTGTTGTTGTCTGTAGCAATGCACTTGAACAATATGCTCGCATTCAAGAGTCAGTAACAGACTACGATAATGTGGATGCGGTAGTGACACTGTAA